From Solidesulfovibrio carbinoliphilus subsp. oakridgensis, the proteins below share one genomic window:
- a CDS encoding C-GCAxxG-C-C family protein, whose protein sequence is MSDVATIAAGHFKAGYNCSQSVLMALCHRYELSEELAARLATGFGVGMGRGGTCGAVSGAVMALGLFGGGGGPAGAAAKAATYARSREFYRRFGERHGSLVCLDLIGLDPSSPEGLQQARREGLFQSICVELVKSAARTADEVMASGVVESA, encoded by the coding sequence ATGTCTGACGTCGCCACCATCGCGGCCGGCCATTTCAAGGCCGGGTACAACTGTTCCCAGTCCGTGCTTATGGCGCTTTGCCACCGCTACGAGCTTTCCGAGGAACTGGCCGCCCGCCTGGCCACGGGCTTTGGCGTGGGCATGGGCCGGGGCGGGACCTGCGGGGCCGTCTCCGGGGCCGTCATGGCCCTTGGGCTTTTCGGCGGCGGCGGGGGACCGGCCGGCGCGGCGGCCAAGGCCGCGACCTATGCCCGTAGCCGGGAGTTCTACCGCCGATTTGGCGAACGCCACGGATCCCTGGTCTGCCTGGATCTGATCGGCCTTGATCCGTCGTCCCCGGAGGGCCTCCAGCAGGCCCGGCGTGAAGGGCTCTTTCAGTCCATCTGCGTCGAACTGGTCAAAAGCGCGGCCCGGACGGCCGACGAGGTCATGGCCTCCGGCGTCGTCGAAAGCGCCTGA
- a CDS encoding FeoA family protein produces MDQEVLPEMGLRRLLVGQRARICRVEAAGELGRRLRDMGLVPGTEVSVVGRAPLKDPVALRLRDFTLTLRNSEADHITVTPLQ; encoded by the coding sequence ATGGATCAGGAAGTTTTGCCGGAAATGGGGCTGCGTCGCCTCCTGGTCGGGCAGCGGGCCCGCATCTGCCGGGTCGAGGCCGCGGGTGAACTTGGCCGGCGGCTTAGGGACATGGGGCTTGTGCCGGGGACGGAAGTTTCCGTGGTCGGCCGGGCGCCGCTCAAGGATCCGGTGGCCTTGCGCCTTCGCGACTTCACCCTGACCCTTCGCAACAGCGAAGCCGATCATATCACGGTCACGCCGCTCCAGTAA
- a CDS encoding FeoA family protein: MPPLDSLSHFPPGSRVRVESLCDCPRARGRLCAMGITPGTVVEITAGCGGPVCLRARGACFSIGHGLADKVMGRLAQESIQAA; the protein is encoded by the coding sequence ATGCCCCCTCTCGATTCCCTCTCCCATTTTCCGCCCGGAAGCCGTGTGCGCGTCGAGTCGTTGTGCGACTGTCCCCGGGCCAGGGGGCGGCTTTGCGCCATGGGAATCACGCCGGGGACCGTGGTCGAGATCACGGCCGGTTGCGGCGGGCCGGTTTGCCTGCGCGCCCGGGGAGCCTGCTTTTCCATCGGCCACGGCCTGGCCGACAAGGTGATGGGCCGGTTGGCCCAGGAATCCATCCAGGCGGCCTGA
- a CDS encoding TOBE domain-containing protein, whose translation MISRLDVVALERLCDRAAGILAQKAHRPGPRRHPGPAPCQAALFTVPHDLRHLETEQIERLTAAFDAWRDAARNAPIRRARERMRLVYLMLRHSGAKLGEVLALNERTDIDLAQATVGFGGTRPEEPSRRVVVPQTFLDEVERFAACPANRALRGELFHLDPGFVRRKLYEQARKAGLPTGRVSPTSLRHSRAVELLRSGVPLPVVQVMLGHSSLVLTSIYCSFSDQDCRRIVNHCVSKESRMKTSARNTFFGAVTSVRKSPLLTEVSLAAQNGFEVISVITNESFERLGLTEGGQVTALVKAPWVLLGKDEQKARTSARNCFPGRVVSIRGDGVAVEIMGLLDGGTPMCALITAESVETLDIKEGDTVWFFFKAFSVILSTE comes from the coding sequence ATGATTTCCCGTTTGGACGTTGTGGCTCTGGAGCGTCTGTGCGACCGGGCCGCGGGTATTCTCGCCCAAAAGGCCCACCGCCCCGGGCCGCGTCGCCATCCCGGCCCCGCTCCCTGCCAGGCCGCGCTCTTTACGGTGCCGCACGACCTCCGCCACCTGGAGACGGAGCAGATCGAAAGGCTGACCGCCGCCTTCGACGCCTGGCGGGACGCCGCCCGAAACGCCCCCATCCGCCGGGCCAGGGAACGGATGCGTCTGGTCTATCTCATGCTGCGCCACAGCGGGGCCAAGCTTGGCGAGGTGCTGGCCCTAAACGAACGCACGGACATCGACCTGGCCCAGGCCACGGTCGGCTTCGGCGGGACCCGGCCCGAAGAACCGAGCCGCCGGGTGGTGGTGCCCCAGACATTCCTCGACGAGGTGGAACGGTTCGCCGCCTGCCCCGCCAACCGGGCCCTGCGCGGGGAACTGTTCCACCTCGATCCGGGGTTCGTACGGCGAAAGCTCTACGAACAGGCCCGGAAAGCCGGCCTGCCGACCGGCCGTGTCAGCCCCACGTCGCTTAGACACTCGCGGGCGGTGGAACTGTTGCGCAGCGGCGTGCCCCTGCCCGTGGTCCAGGTCATGCTCGGCCATTCGAGTCTTGTCCTCACCTCCATCTACTGTTCGTTTTCCGACCAGGACTGCCGCCGCATCGTCAACCACTGCGTCAGCAAGGAGAGCCGCATGAAAACCAGCGCCCGCAACACCTTTTTCGGAGCCGTCACCAGCGTGCGCAAAAGCCCGCTTTTGACCGAAGTCTCCCTGGCCGCCCAGAACGGCTTTGAAGTCATCTCGGTCATCACCAACGAGAGTTTCGAACGCCTGGGCCTGACCGAAGGCGGGCAAGTGACCGCCCTGGTCAAGGCGCCCTGGGTGCTCCTTGGCAAGGACGAGCAAAAAGCCCGCACCAGCGCCCGCAACTGTTTCCCCGGGCGGGTCGTCAGCATCCGTGGGGACGGTGTGGCTGTCGAGATCATGGGCCTCCTCGACGGCGGCACCCCCATGTGTGCGCTCATCACGGCCGAGTCCGTGGAAACCCTGGATATCAAGGAAGGCGATACGGTCTGGTTTTTCTTCAAGGCCTTCAGCGTGATTTTGAGCACCGAATAG
- a CDS encoding TrpB-like pyridoxal phosphate-dependent enzyme — protein sequence MDLKINLPEGEMPRQWYNALPDLPTPLAPPLDPQTKQPVSPEQLEAIFPKAVIEQELSTERWLPIPEPVRDIYRLYRPTPLVRAKRLEEALGVKCKIFYKNESVSPAGSHKPNTAIPQAYYNKLEGVRRISTETGAGQWGTALSFACSMFGMACTVYMVKVSYNQKPYRRILINAYGGEIFASPSENTKTGRAVLASDPDCSGSLGLAISEAVEDAATHADTKYALGSVLNHVLHHQTIIGLEVEKQLAAIGEKPDYLVGCVGGGSNFAGLVLPFLPRKLSGEAIRFIAVEPKACPTLTRGQFRYDYGDVAQLTPLLKMHTLGHAFMPAPIHAGGLRYHGGAPIVCNLANEGLIDATAYFQTECFDAARLFLRTEGFLPAPETSHAIKGAIETAKKAKPGENVVFLYSGHGLLDLASYDAFLQGKLTDFAYPEAHIAEALKACPDVG from the coding sequence ATGGACCTTAAGATCAATCTTCCCGAGGGGGAAATGCCCCGGCAATGGTACAACGCCCTGCCGGACCTGCCAACGCCCCTGGCCCCGCCGCTCGATCCCCAGACCAAGCAGCCCGTGAGCCCGGAACAGCTGGAGGCCATCTTTCCAAAGGCCGTTATCGAACAGGAACTTTCGACCGAGCGCTGGTTGCCCATTCCCGAACCCGTGCGCGACATCTATCGGCTTTACCGGCCGACCCCGCTGGTGCGGGCCAAACGGCTCGAAGAGGCCCTCGGCGTCAAGTGCAAGATATTTTACAAAAACGAGTCGGTCTCGCCGGCCGGGTCCCACAAGCCCAATACCGCCATCCCCCAGGCCTACTACAACAAGCTCGAAGGCGTGCGCCGCATCAGCACCGAGACCGGCGCCGGCCAGTGGGGCACGGCCCTGTCCTTTGCCTGCTCCATGTTCGGCATGGCCTGCACGGTTTACATGGTCAAGGTGAGCTACAACCAGAAACCCTACCGCCGCATCCTCATCAACGCCTATGGCGGTGAAATCTTCGCCTCGCCTTCGGAAAACACCAAGACCGGTCGGGCGGTTCTTGCCTCGGACCCCGACTGTTCCGGGTCGCTCGGGCTGGCCATTTCCGAAGCCGTGGAGGATGCCGCCACCCACGCCGACACCAAGTACGCGCTCGGCAGCGTCCTAAACCATGTCCTGCACCACCAGACCATCATCGGACTGGAAGTGGAAAAGCAGCTGGCCGCCATTGGGGAAAAGCCGGATTATCTGGTCGGCTGCGTGGGCGGGGGCAGCAACTTCGCCGGGCTGGTCCTGCCCTTTTTGCCGCGCAAGCTCTCCGGTGAGGCCATCCGTTTCATCGCGGTCGAGCCCAAGGCCTGCCCGACCTTGACTCGGGGCCAGTTCCGTTACGATTACGGGGACGTGGCCCAGCTCACGCCGCTTTTGAAAATGCACACCCTCGGCCATGCCTTCATGCCGGCGCCGATCCACGCCGGCGGCCTGCGCTACCACGGCGGGGCCCCGATCGTCTGCAACCTAGCCAACGAAGGCCTCATCGACGCCACGGCGTATTTTCAGACCGAATGCTTCGACGCGGCCCGGCTTTTTCTGCGCACCGAAGGCTTCCTGCCGGCCCCGGAAACCTCCCACGCCATCAAGGGGGCCATCGAGACGGCCAAAAAGGCCAAGCCCGGAGAGAACGTGGTCTTTTTGTATTCCGGCCACGGCCTGCTCGATCTGGCTTCCTATGACGCCTTCCTGCAGGGGAAGCTGACGGATTTCGCCTATCCCGAGGCCCATATCGCCGAAGCCCTCAAAGCCTGCCCGGACGTCGGCTAG
- a CDS encoding hemerythrin domain-containing protein, with the protein MPHEFLRHLKEDHKKQMQISQKMMAASDPKEREQLRHQFYEAFYPHIIGEEQSMFPFLVKSQQMEAKEHGLVSLEEHTVAKTALKEFMKCDPASDVFKAKAHVLDELNNHHIQEEEKIDMMALSKLCDKACLDDLFKKYEAAEEKAKGKAS; encoded by the coding sequence ATGCCCCATGAATTTCTGCGCCATCTCAAGGAAGACCACAAAAAGCAGATGCAGATTTCCCAAAAGATGATGGCCGCTTCCGATCCCAAGGAACGCGAGCAGCTGCGCCATCAGTTCTATGAAGCCTTCTATCCCCACATCATCGGGGAAGAGCAGTCCATGTTCCCCTTCCTGGTCAAAAGCCAGCAAATGGAAGCCAAGGAGCATGGGCTCGTCAGCCTGGAAGAGCATACGGTCGCCAAGACCGCCCTCAAGGAATTCATGAAGTGCGATCCGGCCAGCGACGTGTTCAAGGCCAAGGCCCATGTCCTGGACGAGCTTAACAACCACCATATCCAGGAAGAGGAAAAAATAGACATGATGGCCCTGTCCAAGCTGTGCGACAAGGCCTGCCTCGACGACCTGTTCAAGAAATACGAGGCGGCCGAGGAAAAAGCCAAGGGCAAGGCCTCCTGA
- a CDS encoding PRC-barrel domain-containing protein: MLHAKKHLIVALAMALSLIAATAFAQTPVAGTIGVTVEEGKILAKGWSIKKDILGMDVYNDANDKVGTVEDIIVTPEKATSYAIVGVGGFLGMGEREVAIPVNQFKMNNKRIVLHGATKDALKNLPEFKYINN, from the coding sequence ATGCTGCACGCCAAAAAACATCTGATCGTGGCCCTGGCCATGGCCCTGTCCCTGATCGCCGCGACGGCCTTCGCCCAGACCCCTGTCGCCGGAACCATCGGCGTCACCGTGGAAGAAGGAAAGATCCTGGCCAAGGGCTGGAGCATCAAGAAGGACATTCTCGGCATGGATGTCTACAACGATGCCAATGACAAGGTCGGAACCGTCGAAGACATCATCGTGACGCCGGAAAAGGCCACCTCGTACGCCATCGTCGGTGTGGGCGGCTTCCTCGGCATGGGCGAGCGCGAAGTGGCCATTCCGGTCAACCAGTTCAAGATGAACAATAAGCGCATTGTCCTGCACGGCGCCACCAAGGATGCCCTCAAGAACCTGCCCGAGTTCAAGTACATCAATAATTAA
- a CDS encoding TerC family protein, which produces MALFTVENLIAFLTLSALEIVLGIDNIVFIAIITNALPAAVQSRARKIGLLLAMGSRIVLLVGITWVMGLTAPVVSVLGHVVTGRDIVLLVGGLFLIAKSTFEIHDKIEPHEDAAGKGRKVRGFGSAVAQIAVLDIVFSLDSVITAVGMSGEVVVMVAAVVTAVLIMMLFADPVSHFVSRHPTVQMLALSFLILIGVFLVAEGLGKHIDRGYIYFAMAFSLLVELLNIRAKKAAATSSRP; this is translated from the coding sequence ATGGCCCTTTTCACCGTGGAAAACCTGATCGCCTTCCTGACCTTGTCGGCCCTGGAAATAGTTCTTGGCATCGACAACATCGTTTTTATCGCCATCATCACCAATGCCTTGCCGGCTGCGGTGCAGTCGCGGGCGCGCAAGATCGGCCTGCTCCTCGCCATGGGCAGCCGCATCGTGCTTCTGGTCGGCATCACCTGGGTCATGGGGCTGACCGCTCCTGTCGTCAGCGTCCTTGGGCATGTGGTCACGGGGCGCGACATCGTGCTCCTGGTTGGCGGGCTCTTCCTCATCGCCAAGTCGACCTTCGAGATTCATGATAAAATCGAGCCCCACGAGGATGCGGCCGGCAAAGGGCGCAAGGTCCGGGGATTCGGTTCGGCCGTGGCCCAGATCGCCGTCCTGGACATCGTCTTTTCCCTGGATTCGGTCATCACCGCGGTCGGCATGTCCGGCGAGGTCGTGGTCATGGTGGCGGCCGTGGTGACGGCGGTCCTGATCATGATGCTCTTCGCCGATCCGGTCAGCCACTTCGTCTCGCGCCATCCCACGGTCCAGATGCTGGCCCTGTCGTTTCTCATCCTGATCGGCGTCTTCCTGGTGGCCGAAGGCCTCGGCAAGCACATCGACCGGGGCTACATCTACTTTGCCATGGCCTTTTCGCTCCTGGTCGAACTGCTCAACATCCGCGCCAAAAAAGCGGCCGCCACAAGCAGCCGCCCCTGA
- a CDS encoding tRNA1(Val) (adenine(37)-N6)-methyltransferase yields MSEAAARKAFPRGLAQPEGGFRFGADALLLAAFAAQVPGCRALDLGTGCGPAGLGWMLARQDPEATVLGLDKDPAMVEAARENARRLGLADRFDARLLDVRDLGTDAGLVPGSCDLVLANPPYRHPGSGRRPEHQGREAARFETDGDLPAFAAAAFLALADKGRFACVHLAERLVHVIASLAAQNLEPKYILPVSPRRDAPARQILVLARKNGRPGLRLDAPLALYEGTGPETRLSEAALRFCPFLSCNAGPRAVPGRQ; encoded by the coding sequence ATGAGCGAGGCCGCGGCCCGAAAGGCCTTCCCGCGCGGCCTGGCTCAGCCCGAGGGCGGCTTCCGCTTCGGGGCGGACGCCCTGCTCCTGGCCGCCTTTGCCGCCCAGGTCCCGGGGTGCCGGGCCCTGGACCTCGGCACGGGCTGCGGCCCGGCCGGGCTGGGCTGGATGCTGGCCCGCCAGGATCCCGAGGCCACGGTTCTCGGCCTCGACAAGGACCCGGCCATGGTGGAGGCGGCCCGGGAAAACGCCCGCCGTCTGGGCCTTGCCGACCGGTTCGACGCCCGGCTCCTCGATGTCAGGGACCTGGGAACCGATGCCGGCCTTGTGCCCGGGTCCTGCGATCTGGTCCTGGCCAACCCTCCCTACCGCCACCCCGGTTCCGGACGCCGGCCCGAACACCAGGGCCGGGAGGCGGCCCGGTTCGAAACCGATGGCGACCTGCCCGCCTTTGCCGCGGCCGCTTTCCTGGCCCTGGCCGACAAGGGCCGTTTCGCCTGCGTGCATCTGGCCGAACGGCTCGTCCATGTCATTGCCTCGCTTGCGGCCCAGAACCTCGAGCCCAAATACATCCTGCCCGTGTCGCCGCGCCGGGACGCTCCGGCCAGGCAGATCCTGGTTCTGGCCCGCAAAAACGGCCGCCCCGGCCTGCGCCTGGACGCGCCGCTGGCCCTATACGAGGGAACGGGGCCCGAAACGCGTTTGAGCGAGGCGGCGCTTCGCTTCTGCCCTTTTCTCTCCTGCAATGCCGGACCGCGCGCCGTCCCGGGCCGGCAATAA
- the amrA gene encoding AmmeMemoRadiSam system protein A codes for MVAFHFSLTKKEKEYLKGLVRQRIAARLAGGEAATPPAPTETLRQPLGAFVTLTVGGHLRGCIGHIVGDRPLFETIGEMAEAAAFGDPRFPPLSRAEFDNVAVEISILSPLTECPDPELVEVGRHGLLVRQGMRSGLLLPQVPVEWGWDRRTFLDQTCRKAGLAPGCWKDPDTTLLWFEAEVF; via the coding sequence ATGGTTGCCTTTCATTTTTCCCTGACCAAGAAAGAGAAGGAGTACTTGAAGGGGCTTGTCCGGCAGCGCATCGCCGCCCGGCTGGCCGGCGGGGAGGCCGCGACGCCGCCGGCGCCGACCGAGACCCTGCGCCAGCCCCTTGGCGCCTTTGTCACCCTGACCGTGGGCGGCCACCTGCGGGGCTGCATCGGGCATATCGTCGGCGACCGGCCGCTTTTCGAAACCATCGGCGAGATGGCCGAGGCGGCGGCTTTTGGCGATCCCCGGTTTCCACCCTTGTCCCGGGCGGAATTCGACAACGTGGCGGTCGAAATCTCCATCCTGAGTCCCTTGACCGAGTGCCCGGACCCGGAGCTGGTGGAAGTCGGCCGGCACGGGCTGCTGGTGCGCCAGGGGATGCGCTCGGGGCTGCTTTTGCCCCAGGTGCCGGTGGAATGGGGCTGGGACCGCCGGACCTTTCTGGACCAGACCTGCCGCAAGGCCGGCCTCGCCCCCGGCTGCTGGAAGGACCCGGACACCACGCTCCTGTGGTTCGAGGCCGAGGTCTTTTAG
- a CDS encoding alpha/beta fold hydrolase has translation MGNNGNEILDVVVPTRDAPVFVRARIMAGPAPAVCCLHGLGDSHLAFEDAFETRYLAGKSLIVPDMAGHGASPATGDYSMEAATGRVRAVLDHLKEYHGLRPSPLYLVGHSVGGIPAIYYCRDAAPGEVGGLILAEASITRFGSFITAHAEAARLSGRFGEWYRDFREQLVFRDYLGRFSFCRHYYASLRFCREDAFLQTVLAVRRVAKALPGKWSHAAGEALAGLTLPVIYAYGRDVAPETLTFLHEHAIEARPFPTDCHFLMQAMPGEFYGLLSEVCR, from the coding sequence ATGGGGAATAATGGCAACGAAATCCTGGATGTCGTGGTGCCGACCCGCGACGCGCCGGTCTTCGTCCGGGCCCGGATCATGGCCGGGCCGGCCCCGGCCGTGTGCTGCCTCCATGGCCTCGGCGATTCGCATCTGGCCTTCGAGGACGCCTTCGAGACCCGCTACCTGGCCGGGAAAAGCCTCATTGTCCCGGACATGGCCGGCCACGGCGCCAGTCCGGCCACGGGCGATTATTCCATGGAAGCCGCAACCGGCCGCGTCCGGGCCGTGCTCGACCACCTGAAGGAATACCACGGCCTGCGGCCAAGCCCGCTCTATCTGGTCGGGCATTCCGTGGGGGGCATCCCGGCCATCTATTATTGCCGCGACGCCGCGCCGGGCGAAGTGGGGGGGCTTATCCTGGCCGAGGCTTCCATCACCCGCTTCGGTTCGTTCATCACCGCCCATGCCGAGGCGGCCCGGCTGTCCGGCCGGTTCGGGGAGTGGTACCGGGATTTCCGCGAACAGCTCGTCTTCCGCGACTATCTCGGCCGCTTCTCCTTTTGCCGCCACTATTACGCCTCCCTGCGTTTCTGCCGCGAAGACGCCTTTCTCCAGACCGTGCTGGCCGTGCGCCGGGTGGCCAAGGCCCTGCCCGGCAAGTGGAGCCACGCCGCCGGCGAGGCCCTCGCCGGCCTGACCCTGCCCGTCATTTATGCCTATGGCCGGGACGTGGCCCCGGAAACCCTGACCTTCCTGCACGAACACGCCATCGAGGCCCGGCCCTTTCCCACGGACTGCCATTTCCTGATGCAGGCCATGCCCGGCGAGTTCTACGGCCTTTTGAGCGAAGTGTGCCGCTGA